A window from Salvia miltiorrhiza cultivar Shanhuang (shh) chromosome 2, IMPLAD_Smil_shh, whole genome shotgun sequence encodes these proteins:
- the LOC131010008 gene encoding uncharacterized protein LOC131010008 — translation MADDEKGATFSLRVMINKERTKVLFADSDSHFADILLSFLSLPLGRIVKVLEKHYGDELPTIGSLSSLYRSLVNLDSSYFWTNGAKQTLLNPASSSEAEYQRLKLDITDFQPAEYFKCSKYPYYHSQSYGFRSVSIYYDDVIMCKLCMHDSMIKEVVKKGSEAAASREGVFTMNTSSFIISDDLHIFPSETGLLEIISFLGITDMDNAKQIKVDLGFNEASLTSPTPLSDIILNKTTKIYPTLTCTVSQQQIAKEENTNSSTNFSLKVMIQLSTGKVVYAQANKQFVEFLFSFLYIPLGGVEHLLAGSECVKAIDNLYWNTSNFIDSKHFITPDTKKRLMTPILPHGYISKDYIFPLTEESLPADYDNILMFSSVKFPNGQGSYLKGSPTYHVADDLTVTPFCFASTLSSLKQQKISISDVKEVEIQIGLKEACSILKASLTSATALTDALKTRKSLKRPKREKV, via the exons ATGGCTGATGATGAAAAGGGTGCTACATTTTCGTTGAGAGTGATGATCAACAAAGAGAGAACTAAGGTACTATTTGCAGACTCCGACAGCCATTTCGCAGACATTTTGTTAAGCTTCTTGAGTTTGCCGTTGGGAAGAATTGTCAAAGTCCTCGAGAAGCACTATGGAGACGAGCTGCCTACCATTGGTAGCTTAAGCAGTTTGTACCGTAGCTTAGTAAATCTCGACAGTTCCTATTTCTGGACAAACGGGGCTAAGCAGACTCTGCTCAATCCAGCAAGTTCATCCGAAGCTGAATACCAAAGGCTGAAACTCGACATCACTGATTTTCAGCCTGCTGAATATTTCAAGTGTAGTAAATATCCCTACTATCACTCTCAGTCTTATGGATTTCGTAGCGTAAGCATCTACTATGATGATGTCATCATGTGCAAACTTTGCATGCATGATAGTATGATTAAAGAAGTAGTTAAGAAAGGGTCTGAAGCTGCTGCATCTAGAGAAGGAGTTTTCACCATGAATACATCATCTTTCATAATCTCTGATGATCTCCACATATTCCCAAGTGAAACAGGACTCTTAGAAATCATTAGCTTTCTTGGCATTACAGACATGGATAATGCCAAGCAAATCAAAGTGGATTTGGGCTTCAATGAG GCATCCTTGACGTCCCCAACTCCATTGTCGGACATCATcctaaataaaacaacaaagaTTTACCCTACACTCACGTGCACGGTGTCTCAACAACAAATTGCAAAGGAAGAGAATACCAATAGCTCTACCAATTTCAGTTTGAAAGTGATGATACAACTATCTACTGGTAAGGTAGTGTATGCTCAAGCTAATAAACAGTTTGTAGAGTTTCTGTTTAGTTTTCTCTACATCCCACTTGGAGGAGTTGAGCATCTTCTTGCCGGTAGCGAATGTGTTAAGGCTATAGACAACTTGTACTGGAACACATCCAACTTCATAGATAGCAAGCATTTCATTACCCCGGATACGAAAAAGAGACTAATGACTCCCATTCTACCTCATGGCTACATTTCGAAAGACTACATTTTCCCCCTCACTGAAGAATCCTTGCCTGCTGACTATGATAATATATTGATGTTTTCTTCTGTCAAGTTTCCCAATGGGCAGGGAAGTTATCTTAAAGGATCTCCAACTTATCACGTGGccgatgatttaactgttacgCCTTTCTGCTTTGCCTCGACACTTTCCTCTCTTAAACAGCAGAAAATCTCGATATCTGATGTCAAAGAAGTGGAGATACAAATAGGGCTGAAAGAG GCTTGTAGCATATTGAAAGCCTCTCTTACTTCTGCTACTGCTCTCACTGATGCTCTGAAGACTCGCAAATCACTCAAACGACCTAAGAGAGAAAAAGTCTGA
- the LOC131009374 gene encoding uncharacterized protein LOC131009374, with amino-acid sequence MADDKKGATFSLKVMINKERTKVFFAEADSHFADILLSFLSLPLGRIVKVLEKHYGDDEAPTIGSLSSLYRSAVDLDSAHFWTDGAKKTLLDPTSSSEAEYQRLKLDITDFQPAEYFYCIGLYQCSYRFRSVSIYYDHVKKCKSYSCDGAMKIEVVKKGSEAAASRDGVFTMNTSSFIISDDLHIFPNETGLLGIISLLGITDMDNAEQIEVDLGFNEIMNLLKASLTSPTPLSDVILNKTTQLIYSTLMVTQPHTGNKENPNNSRNLSLKVMIQQSTGKLLYAQAKKQFVEFLFSFLYIPLGRVEHLLAGNTCVKAIDNLYGNTSNLIDSNHFITPDTKKRLVNPTLPHGYVSKDHIFPLIEECLPADYSDRLSYFSSVKFPNGKGSYLKGSPTYHVADDLTVKPFCIASTLSSLKEQKISITDVKEVEMQIGLKEALSILKASLASTTALTDALLSGKSIKQPKREV; translated from the exons ATGGCTGATGATAAAAAGGGTGCTACATTTTCGTTGAAAGTGATGATCAATAAAGAGAGAACCAAGGTATTCTTCGCAGAAGCCGATAGCCATTTTGCAGACATTTTGTTAAGCTTCCTGAGTTTGCCGTTGGGAAGAATTGTGAAAGTCCTCGAGAAGCACTATGGAGACGACGAGGCGCCTACCATTGGAAGCTTAAGCAGTTTGTACCGTAGCGCAGTAGATCTCGACAGTGCCCATTTCTGGACAGATGGGGCTAAGAAGACTCTGCTCGATCCAACAAGTTCATCCGAAGCTGAATACCAAAGGCTCAAACTCGACATCACTGATTTTCAGCCTGCTGAATATTTCTATTGTATCGGTCTCTATCAGTGCTCTTATAGATTTCGTAGCGTAAGCATCTACTATGATCATGTTAAGAAATGCAAATCTTACTCATGTGATGGTGCTATGAAAATAGAAGTAGTTAAGAAGGGATCTGAAGCTGCTGCATCTAGAGATGGAGTTTTCACCATGAATACATCATCTTTCATAATCTCTGATGATCTCCACATATTTCCAAATGAGACAGGACTCTTAGGTATCATTAGCCTTCTTGGTATTACAGACATGGATAACGCCGAGCAAATCGAAGTGGATTTGGGCTTTAATGAG ATTATGAATTTGTTGAAGGCATCCTTGACGTCTCCAACTCCATTGTCGGATGTCATCCTGAATAAAACAACACAGCTGATTTACTCTACACTCATGGTGACTCAACCACACACCGGAAACAAAGAGAATCCCAATAACTCTAGGAATTTAAGTTTGAAAGTGATGATACAACAATCTACTGGTAAGCTTTTGTATGCTCAAGCTAAGAAACAGTTTGTAGAGTTTCTCTTTAGTTTCCTCTACATCCCACTCGGAAGAGTTGAGCATCTTCTTGCCGGTAACACTTGTGTTAAGGCAATAGACAACTTATATGGGAACACATCCAACCTTATAGATAGCAATCATTTCATCACCCCGGATACGAAAAAGAGGCTAGTGAATCCCACTCTACCTCATGGCTATGTTTCGAAAGACCACATTTTCCCTCTCATTGAAGAATGCTTGCCTGCTGACTATAGTGATCGTCTGTCATATTTTTCTTCTGTTAAGTTTCCCAATGGGAAGGGAAGTTATCTTAAAGGATCTCCAACTTATCACGTGGctgatgatttaactgttaagcCTTTCTGCATTGCCTCGACACTTTCCTCTCTTAAAGAGCAGAAAATCTCGATAACTGATGTCAAAGAAGTGGAGATGCAAATTGGGCTGAAAGAG GCTTTAAGCATACTGAAAGCCTCTCTTGCTTCTACTACTGCTCTCACTGATGCTCTTCTGAGTGGCAAATCAATCAAACAGCCAAAGAGAGAAGTGTGA
- the LOC131009375 gene encoding uncharacterized protein LOC131009375, whose protein sequence is MDDAKDAEFSLKVMINKKKTKVLFVEADSHFADILLSFLTLPLGRIIKVLEKHYGDEAPIIGSLSSLYHSLVDLDITCFWTEGAKQTLLNPASSFEDEYARLKLDYNDYHPAKYFTCRYLSSHSIRSVSMYHDSAPMCLRCEYMHQRIIKQDEKECQFASEDGVFTINTTPFIISDDLQIFPNKIGLLGIISILGLTDADKAQPINVTFGFSEIMSLLKASLISQTPFSDLILSKARHVNSVAVGSEPETSVNQIKNEDNTDSKKIVLKVMVQKSCGKLLYAQAEEDFVEFLFSLFNIPLGGAEHLLAGKTCIKAIDNLYRSTAVVIDDKYFKAPDTRNRLTKPNVVHGCISDDNILLLTEECLPDDYSEMLWSSSDKFPNGKGSYLKTPQTYHVTDDLTVTPLCIVSILSTLNKQEIPISDVKEVELQIGLKEGLNILKASLTSTTALTDALLDQISIKQPKQELLV, encoded by the exons ATGGATGATGCTAAAGATGCAGAGTTCTCATTGAAAGTGatgataaataaaaagaaaactaagGTACTCTTTGTAGAAGCTGACAGCCATTTCGCAGACATTTTGTTAAGCTTCTTGACTTTGCCGTTGGGAAGAATTATCAAAGTCCTTGAGAAGCACTATGGAGACGAGGCACCTATCATTGGTAGCTTAAGCAGTTTGTACCATAGCTTAGTGGATCTTGATATCACCTGTTTCTGGACAGAGGGTGCCAAGCAGACTCTGCTCAATCCAGCAAGTTCATTCGAAGATGAATACGCAAGGCTGAAACTCGATTACAACGATTATCACCCCGCTAAATATTTCACGTGTAGATATCTTTCTTCTCATAGTATCCGTAGTGTAAGCATGTACCATGATAGTGCCCCTATGTGCCTACGATGCGAATATATGCATCAGAGGATAATAAAGCAAGATGAAAAAGAGTGTCAATTTGCTTCTGAAGATGGAGTTTTCACCATAAATACAACACCTTTCATAATTTCTGATGATCTGCAGATATTTCCAAATAAGATAGGACTCTTAGGAATCATCAGCATTCTTGGCCTTACAGATGCGGATAAGGCTCAGCCAATCAACGTGACTTTTGGATTCAGTGAG ATTATGAGTTTGTTGAAGGCGTCATTGATCTCCCAAACTCCATTCTCGGACCTCATACTGAGTAAAGCAAGACATGTGAACTCTGTAGCTGTGGGATCTGAACCCGAGACCTCAGTAAATCAGATCAAGAATGAGGACAATACCGACTCCAAGAAGATAGTTTTGAAAGTCATGGTACAAAAGTCTTGTGGTAAGTTATTGTATGCTCAAGCTGAGGAAGATTTTGTCGAGTTTCTGTTTAGTTTGTTCAATATCCCACTGGGAGGAGCTGAGCACCTTTTGGCCGGCAAGACTTGTATTAAGGCTATAGACAACTTGTACCGGAGCACAGCTGTGGTTATCGATGACAAGTATTTCAAGGCACCAGATACGAGAAATAGGCTAACCAAACCCAATGTGGTTCATGGTTGTATTTCCGATGACAACATTCTTCTCCTCACTGAAGAGTGCTTACCTGATGACTATAGTGAGATGTTGTGGTCTTCTTCTGATAAGTTTCCTAATGGCAAGGGGAGTTATCTTAAAACACCGCAAACTTATCATGTGACAGACGATTTAACTGTGACACCTTTATGTATTGTCTCGATCCTTTCTACCCTCAATAAGCAGGAAATCCCCATATCTGATGTCAAAGAAGTGGAGCTGCAAATCGGGCTGAAAGAG GGTTTGAACATACTGAAAGCCTCTCTTACATCCACTACTGCTCTCACTGATGCTCTGCTCGATCAAATATCGATCAAACAACCGAAGCAAGAACTCTTAGTTTGA
- the LOC131009379 gene encoding uncharacterized protein LOC131009379 — MSDAKEVDFSLKVMIDKEKTKVLFAEVDSHFADILLSFLTLPLGRIMRILEKHYGDEAPTIGSLNTLYHSLANLDDAHFWTDGAKQTFLNPASLFEAEYERLKLDIADYQPARYFVCTYCGQRFRSVSMYYDSIQSCKKCGHNSMHEAVAKKGPQAASRDGVFTIHTKSFIISDDLQILPNETGILGIFRILGISDMDKAEPINVTFGFSEIMSLLKGCFISQTPFSDLILNKTRQANSVTVEPEAETSSLNQIENEHNPDSKKMILKVIIQKSTGKLLYAQAKEDFVDFLCSFLFIPLGGVEHLLGGKTPIKAINNLYQSTSDLVNDEYFKTPDMKNRLIKPNLIHGCTSKNNILPLAEECLPVGYVSRFSCVNFPKGQGSYLEGPRTYKVTDDLTVAPFCIVSIVSGLNKQKIPISDVKEEELQIGLKEVM, encoded by the exons ATGTCTGATGCTAAAGAAGTAGACTTCTCACTGAAAGTGATGATAGATAAAGAGAAAACTAAGGTACTCTTTGCAGAAGTTGATAGCCATTTTGCAGACATTTTGTTAAGCTTCTTGACATTGCCGCTGGGAAGAATTATGAGAATCCTCGAGAAGCACTATGGAGACGAAGCACCTACCATTGGAAGCTTAAACACTTTGTACCATAGCTTAGCCAATCTTGATGATGCCCATTTCTGGACAGATGGTGCTAAGCAGACTTTCCTCAATCCAGCAAGTTTGTTCGAAGCAGAATATGAAAGGCTTAAACTCGACATTGCAGATTATCAGCCTGCTCGATATTTTGTTTGTACATATTGTGGTCAAAGATTTCGTAGTGTAAGCATGTACTACGATAGTATCCAAAGTTGCAAAAAATGCGGTCATAATTCGATGCATGAAGCAGTAGCTAAAAAAGGGCCTCAAGCTGCTTCTAGAGATGGAGTTTTCACCATACATACGAAATCTTTCATAATCTCTGATGATCTGCAGATACTGCCAAATGAGACAGGAATCTTAGGAATCTTTAGAATTCTTGGCATTTCAGACATGGATAAGGCCGAGCCAATCAATGTGACTTTTGGATTCAGTGAG ATTATGAGTTTGTTGAAGGGATGCTTTATCTCCCAAACTCCATTCTCGGACCTCATATTGAATAAAACAAGACAAGCGAACTCTGTAACTGTGGAACCTGAAGCCGAGACCTCATCACTAAACCAGATTGAGAATGAACATAATCCCGACTCCAAAAAGATGATTTTGAAAGTGATTATACAAAAATCTACGGGTAAGTTATTGTATGCACAAGCTAAGGAAGATTTTGTAGATTTTCTATGCAGTTTCCTCTTCATCCCACTAGGAGGAGTTGAGCATCTTCTAGGCGGTAAGACACCTATCAAGGCTATAAACAACTTGTATCAGAGCACAAGTGACCTTGTAAACGACGAGTATTTCAAGACCCCAGATATGAAAAATAGGCTGATCAAACCCAATTTGATTCATGGTTGTACTTCCAAAAACAACATTCTTCCCCTTGCAGAAGAATGCTTGCCTGTTGGGTATGTCTCACGGTTTTCTTGTGTTAATTTTCCCAAAGGCCAAGGGAGTTATCTTGAAGGGCCACGAACTTATAAGGTAACAGATGATTTAACTGTGGCACCCTTTTGTATTGTCTCTATCGTTTCCGGTCTCAATAAGCAGAAAATCCCAATATCTGATGTCAAAGAAGAGGAGCTGCAAATCGGGCTGAAAGAGGTAATGTAA
- the LOC131009377 gene encoding uncharacterized protein LOC131009377 → MDDAKDAEFSLKVMINKEKTRVLFAQADSHFADILLSFLTLPLGRIVKVLEKHYGSVEAPTIGSLSNLYRSVANLEVGSHFVTEGAKQALLNPTSSFEDKYAGLKLDITDFQPAQYFSCSVHSKRFRSVSIYYDTTRSTCPSWDCDRKLKKVVDEKGPKATSTDEVFTVHKASFIISDDLQILPNETGIVGIVVSLGITDMDKAELINVDLGFNEIMNLLMTSLTSPTPLSDVILNKTRQINTSILESPPLLQNVAMEENPDFKKLSLKVMIQKSTGKFLYAQAKEEFIEFLFGLLHIPLGGAEYVFAGKTCFKAIDNLYRSSADLIDKYFKSPDTKNRLMKPNLVHGCISGKYIFPLTEECLPADYIDNINWFSSIKFPNGKGSYLTGPQIYHVADDLTVTPLCIVSMFSSLREQKISISDVKEVELEIGLKEALGILKASLTSTSALSDALLSHISIKQPKREV, encoded by the exons ATGGATGATGCTAAAGATGCAGAGTTCTCATTGAAAGTGATGATAAATAAAGAGAAAACTAGGGTACTCTTTGCACAAGCTGACAGCCATTTCGCAGACATTTTGTTAAGCTTCTTGACTTTGCCGTTGGGAAGAATTGTGAAAGTCCTCGAGAAGCACTATGGATCAGTTGAGGCACCCACCATTGGAAGCTTAAGCAATTTGTACCGAAGCGTAGCAAATCTTGAAGTTGGCTCCCATTTTGTGACTGAGGGTGCTAAGCAGGCTCTGCTCAATCCAACTAGTTCATTCGAAGACAAGTACGCGGGGCTGAAACTCGATATCACTGATTTTCAACCTGCTCAATATTTTTCTTGTAGCGTTCACTCTAAAAGATTTCGTAGTGTGAGCATTTACTATGATACTACTAGGAGCACTTGCCCTAGTTGGGACTGTGATCGTAAGTTGAAGAAAGTAGTAGATGAAAAAGGGCCTAAAGCTACTTCTACAGATGAAGTTTTCACCGTACATAAAGCATCATTCATAATTTCTGATGATCTGCAGATACTGCCAAATGAGACGGGGATTGTAGGTATCGTCGTCTCTCTTGGCATTACAGACATGGATAAGGCTGAGCTCATCAATGTGGATTTAGGGTTCAATGAG ATTATGAACTTGTTGATGACATCCTTGACGTCCCCAACTCCACTGTCGGATGTCATCCTAAATAAAACAAGACAGATCAACACTTCAATCTTGGAATCTCCACCACTACTGCAGAATGTTGCAATGGAAGAAAATCCCGACTTTAAGAAGTTAAGTTTGAAAGTGATGATACAGAAATCTACTGGTAAGTTTTTGTATGCTCAAGCTAAGGAAGAGTTTATAGAGTTTCTATTTGGTCTCCTTCATATCCCACTAGGTGGAGCTGAGTACGTTTTTGCCGGCAAGACTTGTTTTAAGGCTATAGACAACTTGTATCGGAGCTCAGCTGATCTTATTGACAAATATTTCAAGAGCCCGGATACGAAAAACAGGCTAATGAAACCCAATCTGGTTCATGGTTGTATTTCTGGAAAATACATTTTCCCCCTCACTGAAGAATGCTTGCCTGCTGACTACATTGATAATATAAATTGGTTTTCTTCTATTAAGTTTCCCAATGGCAAGGGAAGTTATCTTACGGGGCCTCAAATTTATCACGTGGcggatgatttaactgttacaCCTTTATGTATTGTCTCCATGTTTTCCTCTCTCAGAGAGCAGAAAATCTCGATATCTGATGTCAAAGAAGTGGAGCTTGAAATCGGGTTGAAAGAG GCTTTGGGCATACTGAAAGCCTCTCTTACATCCACTTCTGCTCTTTCTGATGCTCTATTGAGTCACATATCAATCAAACAACCAAAGAGAGAAGTCTGA
- the LOC131010009 gene encoding uncharacterized protein LOC131010009: MSDVEKDVKLSLKVMINKERNEVLFAEADNHFTDILLSFLTLPLGRIFKVFKKHYGDELPTIASLSSLYHSLTNLDSAHFVTEGAKQILLSPASLFEDEYKRLKLDITDSPPAEYFYCSGRAPHGRLHIVSMYYDSVERCILCHRTMKKEVAKKGSEADSSSDGVLTIRKASFTISDDLHIFPNEIGLLPIITLLGITDAHKAEEIKVDLGFNEACMTSPTPLSDVILNKTTHLKSAEVPLHEMVVKEENLNTMSLKVTIQKSTGKLLYAQAKEDFIEFLFGFFNIPLGGVGHLLAGKTRVKAINNLYLSTDDHVNDEYFKTSVMKRRLLEPNVVHGCISENNILRLTEEPLPVDYTRYNDYFSSVKFPKGKGRYLERPATYKVTDDLTVTPFCTVSILSSLNSLKIPITDVQELELQIGLKEVYNTILNM; the protein is encoded by the exons ATGTCTGATGTTGAGAAGGATGTCAAGTTGTCATTGAAAGTGATGATAAATAAAGAGAGAAATGAGGTACTCTTTGCAGAAGCCGACAACCATTTCACAGACATTTTGTTAAGCTTCTTGACTTTGCCGTTGGGAAGAATTTTCAAAGTCTTCAAGAAGCACTATGGCGATGAGCTTCCTACCATTGCAAGCTTAAGCAGTTTGTACCATAGCTTAACGAATCTTGATAGCGCCCATTTTGTGACGGAGGGTGCTAAGCAGATTCTTCTCAGTCCAGCCAGTTTATTTGAAGATGAATACAAAAGGCTGAAACTCGATATCACTGATTCTCCGCCTGCTGAATATTTCTATTGTTCAGGCCGTGCCCCTCATGGTAGATTACATATTGTAAGCATGTACTATGACTCTGTTGAGCGTTGCATACTTTGCCATCGTACGATGAAAAAAGAAGTAGCTAAAAAAGGGTCTGAAGCAGATTCTTCTAGTGATGGAGTGTTGACTATACGTAAAGCATCTTTCACAATCTCTGATGATCTTCATATATTTCCAAATGAGATTGGACTCCTACCAATCATCACCCTTCTCGGCATTACAGATGCGCATAAGGCTGAGGAAATCAAAGTGGATCTTGGCTTCAATGAG GCATGCATGACGTCCCCAACTCCATTGTCGGACGTTATCCTGAATAAAACAACACACTTGAAGTCTGCAGAGGTTCCATTGCACGAGATGGTAGTAAAGGAAGAAAACCTCAACACTATGAGTTTGAAAGTTACCATACAAAAATCCACAGGTAAGTTGCTGTATGCTCAAGCTAAAGAAGATTTTATCGAGTTTCTATTTGGTTTCTTCAACATCCCACTAGGAGGAGTTGGGCATCTTCTGGCTGGCAAGACTCGTGTGAAGGCTATAAACAACTTGTATCTGAGCACAGATGACCATGTAAACGACGAGTATTTCAAAACCTCGGTTATGAAAAGAAGGCTATTGGAACCCAATGTGGTTCATGGATGCATTTCTGAAAACAACATTCTTCGCCTTACTGAAGAACCTTTGCCTGTTGACTACACACGCTATAACGACTATTTTTCTTCAGTTAAGTTTCCCAAAGGGAAAGGGAGGTATCTTGAGAGACCAGCAACTTATAAGGTGACAGATGATTTAACTGTGACCCCTTTTTGCACTGTCTCCATTCTTTCCTCTCTCAATAGCTTGAAAATCCCCATAACTGATGTCCAAGAATTGGAGCTGCAAATCGGATTGAAAGAGGTATATAATACAATTTTAAATATGTGA
- the LOC131010011 gene encoding uncharacterized protein LOC131010011, whose translation MADDKKGATFSLKVMINKERTKVFFADSDSHFADILLSFLTLPLGRIVKILDHHYGDEPPSVGSLSSLYRSLANLDGAYFWTDGAKQTLLDPTSSFEDECGRLKLDITYYQPAKYFCCSEYIYENYHDRFRSVSIYYDHVKRCKVCLLDILNEVVKKGSEATASREGVFTMNTSSFIISDDLHIFPSETGLLEIISFLGITDMDNAEQIKVDLGFNELDYEFVEGILDVPNSIVGHHPK comes from the exons ATGGCTGATGATAAAAAGGGTGCTACATTTTCGTTGAAAGTGATGATCAATAAAGAGAGAACTAAGGTATTCTTTGCAGACTCCGACAGCCACTTCGCAGACATTTTGTTAAGCTTCTTGACTTTGCCGTTGGGAAGAATTGTCAAAATCCTCGACCACCACTATGGAGACGAGCCGCCTTCCGTTGGTAGCTTAAGCAGTTTGTACCGTAGCTTAGCAAATCTCGACGGTGCCTATTTCTGGACTGATGGAGCTAAGCAGACTCTGCTTGATCCAACAAGTTCATTCGAAGATGAATGTGGGAGGCTGAAACTCGACATCACTTATTATCAGCCTGCTAAGTATTTCTGTTGTAGTGAATATATCTACGAAAACTATCATGATAGATTTCGCAGCGTAAGCATTTACTATGATCATGTTAAGAGGTGCAAAGTTTGCTTACTTGATATTCTTAACGAAGTAGTTAAGAAAGGGTCTGAAGCTACTGCATCTAGAGAAGGAGTTTTCACCATGAATACATCATCTTTCATAATCTCTGATGATCTCCACATATTTCCAAGTGAGACGGGACTCTTAGAAATCATTAGCTTTCTTGGCATTACAGACATGGATAACGCCGAGCAAATAAAAGTGGATTTGGGCTTCAATGAg CTAGATTATGAATTTGTTGAAGGCATCCTTGACGTCCCCAACTCCATTGTCGGACATCATCCTAAATAA
- the LOC131009381 gene encoding uncharacterized protein LOC131009381 gives MVSQPHTGNEENPNNSTNLSLKVMIQQSTGKVVHAQANKQFVEFLFSFLYIPLVGVEHLLAGSTGVKAIDNLYRNTSDVIDSKHFITPDMKKRLTKPTLPHGYVSKDYIFPLTEESLPADYDQTSNFSSVKFPNGRGSYLKGSPAYHVADDLTVTPFCFASTLSSLKEQEISISDVKEVEMQIGLKEALSILKASLTSSTALTDALLTRKSLKRPKREKV, from the exons ATGGTGTCTCAGCCACACACCGGAAACGAAGAGAATCCCAATAACTCTACGAATTTAAGTTTGAAAGTGATGATACAACAATCTACTGGTAAGGTTGTGCATGCTCAAGCTAATAAACAGTTTGTAGAGTTTCTGTTTAGTTTCCTCTACATCCCATTGGTAGGAGTTGAGCATCTTCTTGCCGGTAGCACTGGTGTTAAGGCTATAGACAACTTGTACCGGAACACATCCGACGTTATAGATAGCAAGCATTTCATTACCCCGGATATGAAAAAGAGGCTAACGAAACCCACTCTACCTCATGGCTATGTTTCGAAAGACTACATTTTCCCCCTCACTGAAGAATCCTTGCCTGCTGACTATGATCAAACATCAAATTTTTCTTCTGTTAAGTTTCCCAATGGGCGGGGAAGTTATCTTAAAGGATCGCCAGCTTATCACGTGGccgatgatttaactgttacgCCTTTCTGCTTTGCCTCGACACTTTCCTCACTTAAAGAGCAGGAAATCTCGATATCTGATGTCAAAGAAGTGGAGATGCAAATCGGGCTGAAAGAG GCTTTAAGCATACTGAAAGCCTCTCTTACTTCTTCTACTGCTCTCACTGATGCTCTCTTGACTCGCAAATCACTCAAACGACCTAAGAGAGAAAAAGTCTGA